A part of Haloarchaeobius sp. HME9146 genomic DNA contains:
- a CDS encoding RIO1 family regulatory kinase/ATPase has product MVQNVAPMMPDLEAEDFYLLSGVEQGMRFSEWVQREKIPKFSRLTIENVDYRLDRCLDRGLLERKTIQYEGYKLTFEGYDALALHTFAERDTIQGFGSSLGVGKESDVFEVQSYKPLALKYHREGFTNFREVMKERDYTSDRDHVSWLYTARKAAEREYERLEELYPDVSVPRPIDQNRHAIVMEKMDGVELSRAKLESEQVVGVLDLVVREMATAYREGFVHADMSEYNVFVSESGVTVFDWPQAVPTDHDNADEFLERDLRNIVGYFRRKYPQEVPDVDVPAVADAITAGEFESVRQHSD; this is encoded by the coding sequence ATGGTACAGAACGTCGCCCCCATGATGCCCGACCTCGAAGCCGAGGACTTCTATCTACTCTCGGGCGTCGAGCAGGGGATGCGATTCTCCGAGTGGGTCCAGCGCGAGAAGATCCCGAAGTTCTCGCGGCTCACCATCGAGAACGTCGACTATCGGCTGGACCGCTGTCTCGACCGCGGCCTGCTGGAGCGAAAGACCATCCAGTACGAGGGGTACAAGCTCACCTTCGAGGGGTACGACGCGCTCGCGTTGCACACCTTCGCCGAGCGCGACACCATCCAGGGCTTCGGTTCCTCCCTCGGCGTCGGCAAGGAGTCCGACGTGTTCGAGGTGCAGTCGTACAAACCGCTGGCGCTGAAGTACCACCGCGAGGGCTTCACCAACTTCCGCGAGGTGATGAAAGAGCGGGACTACACCAGCGACCGCGACCACGTCTCCTGGCTCTACACCGCGCGCAAGGCGGCCGAACGCGAGTACGAACGACTCGAAGAGCTCTATCCCGATGTCTCGGTCCCCCGTCCCATCGACCAGAACCGCCACGCCATCGTGATGGAGAAGATGGACGGAGTCGAGCTCTCGCGCGCGAAACTAGAATCGGAACAGGTCGTCGGTGTCCTCGACCTCGTGGTCCGGGAGATGGCGACCGCCTATCGAGAGGGGTTCGTCCATGCGGACATGAGCGAGTACAACGTCTTCGTCTCGGAGTCGGGGGTCACGGTGTTCGACTGGCCCCAGGCCGTCCCGACCGACCACGACAACGCCGACGAGTTCCTCGAGCGCGACCTGCGCAACATCGTCGGCTACTTCCGGCGTAAGTATCCCCAGGAGGTGCCCGACGTCGACGTGCCCGCCGTCGCCGACGCCATCACCGCCGGCGAGTTCGAGTCGGTCCGCCAGCACAGCGACTGA
- a CDS encoding CBS domain-containing protein, which produces MNISDILSTKFTEFDIGTPLSKVAGAFENQELDSVIVTDGEEYQGVVSRRQLASSSNQPSAKVGSQVQHVPTVDRTEDVREVARLMIGSDAKTLPVLRDEQIVGVVTADAVLQAVRPFLDAVTVEDAYTTKLISATPETTLGQALNTLREARIAHLPVVDEGDLVGMVSLYDVIDFTTRGGRKAHGGTTGAGGRGSRRGRTGGGGARGGDTERMLDLPVRNVMSDTVATVRRNAPLDDVVETMFDQEISSLVVIDDESNEPVGIITKTDVIEALTWERDDRQAVQVFGLDLLDEMDYDDVAALIEDMTAKYGKMTVIKASIELDEHKEQSRGVPLVLARIRLVTDRGYFTADGEGYGAAHALRIAANAVERQLLKGKTYHDGRKRRDDDEREKLYGWWLGA; this is translated from the coding sequence ATGAATATCTCAGATATCCTTTCAACGAAGTTCACTGAATTCGACATTGGGACACCGCTGTCGAAGGTCGCCGGAGCGTTCGAGAATCAAGAGCTCGATTCGGTCATCGTCACAGACGGTGAGGAGTATCAGGGCGTCGTCAGCCGGCGACAACTGGCCTCGTCGTCGAACCAGCCCTCGGCGAAGGTCGGCTCACAGGTCCAGCACGTCCCGACCGTCGACCGCACCGAGGACGTCCGCGAGGTCGCTCGGCTCATGATCGGGAGCGACGCGAAAACGCTCCCGGTCCTGCGTGACGAACAGATCGTCGGCGTCGTGACTGCCGACGCCGTCCTGCAGGCGGTCCGCCCGTTCCTCGACGCCGTAACGGTCGAGGACGCCTACACGACGAAGCTCATCAGTGCGACTCCCGAGACCACGCTCGGGCAGGCACTCAACACCCTTCGCGAAGCACGTATCGCACACCTTCCAGTCGTCGACGAGGGCGACCTCGTCGGGATGGTGAGTCTGTACGACGTCATCGACTTCACCACCCGCGGCGGCCGGAAGGCCCACGGCGGAACGACGGGGGCCGGCGGTCGCGGGAGCCGGCGCGGTCGAACCGGTGGTGGCGGCGCACGCGGGGGGGATACCGAACGGATGCTCGACCTTCCCGTGCGAAACGTGATGTCCGACACGGTCGCAACGGTCCGACGAAACGCACCGCTCGACGATGTGGTCGAGACGATGTTCGACCAGGAGATCTCCTCGCTGGTCGTCATCGACGACGAGAGCAACGAACCGGTCGGAATCATCACGAAGACCGACGTCATCGAGGCACTCACCTGGGAACGCGACGACCGGCAAGCCGTTCAGGTGTTCGGTCTCGACCTGCTCGATGAGATGGACTACGACGACGTGGCCGCGCTCATCGAGGACATGACGGCGAAGTACGGTAAGATGACCGTCATCAAGGCCAGCATCGAACTCGACGAGCACAAAGAGCAGAGCCGAGGGGTTCCGCTGGTGCTGGCACGGATTCGACTGGTCACCGACCGGGGGTACTTCACCGCCGACGGAGAGGGGTACGGCGCTGCACACGCGCTCCGCATCGCCGCGAACGCCGTCGAGCGACAGCTGTTGAAGGGGAAGACCTACCACGACGGGCGGAAGCGCCGCGACGACGACGAGCGGGAGAAACTGTACGGTTGGTGGCTCGGAGCGTAA
- a CDS encoding IclR family transcriptional regulator: MGEYPVGATATTFRVVDELTKVERAGVTELADRLDLSKGGVHNHLRTLEQLGYVVREDGEYRLGFRFLDLGSQIRARERLYQVARPHVERLAESSGETASLVVEEQGEAVYVFSAGSDVDDPIRDGGRAPLHACAGGKALLANKPERERDELLGDELAPRTERTTTDRDELASQLRTARDQRLAFDRGELRPDRRAVAAPILTDADVVVGAVSVSGPTERMSGKRLDEDMPGLVISCANSVTVEFVSS; the protein is encoded by the coding sequence ATGGGAGAGTATCCGGTGGGTGCAACCGCCACGACGTTCCGCGTCGTCGACGAACTCACGAAGGTCGAACGGGCAGGCGTCACCGAACTCGCCGACAGGCTCGACCTGTCGAAAGGCGGTGTCCACAACCATCTCCGGACGCTTGAGCAGCTAGGATACGTCGTCCGAGAGGACGGCGAGTACCGTCTCGGGTTCCGATTCCTCGACCTCGGTTCTCAGATACGCGCACGTGAGAGACTATATCAGGTCGCCCGCCCCCACGTCGAACGGTTGGCCGAGTCCAGCGGGGAGACGGCGAGCCTCGTCGTCGAGGAGCAGGGCGAAGCCGTCTACGTGTTCAGTGCCGGCTCCGACGTGGACGACCCGATCCGAGACGGCGGCCGGGCCCCCCTGCACGCCTGCGCCGGGGGGAAGGCGCTACTGGCCAACAAGCCGGAGCGAGAGCGCGACGAACTCCTCGGCGACGAACTCGCGCCGCGGACGGAACGCACCACCACTGACCGGGACGAACTCGCCAGCCAGCTCCGGACTGCACGGGACCAGCGGCTGGCGTTCGACCGGGGTGAACTCCGCCCGGACCGCCGGGCCGTGGCCGCGCCGATACTCACCGACGCGGACGTGGTAGTCGGTGCGGTGAGCGTCTCCGGTCCGACCGAACGGATGAGCGGGAAACGCCTCGACGAGGACATGCCGGGCCTGGTCATCAGCTGTGCGAACAGCGTGACCGTCGAATTCGTGTCGAGTTGA
- a CDS encoding ABC transporter substrate-binding protein: MSGQERTIDRRTVLKGTGAASLFALAGCVSTGGGGGDTTNGGGGGGGGGGDTTNGGGGGGETAMADSIEAWGWDVAAKSLDLTDEPYEEANGGDVSITQIGRSDMKDKFKSKLLAGSGAPAAAMMESVDAAAWIDTGGLRDVSGWLDDDVKSKFVSGKWGPLTKDGGVYAMPWDIGPVGTFYREDVLAEHDVDLSTVETWDQFIEEGKKLPDGQYMINLPSNDYDGLWRMQYRQLGGQPFTKDGKVAFNNDTSVRVAQNLKAIKDAGIADSKASWSSAWFSAFGDGTIASLNGGAWMEGTLKAELPSTSGNWRVMKPPAYESGGGRATNWGGSNLVIADQVSDAKARRAWDYMQYTLASKEMQIKMYKNFGIFPAYKPAYESDEFDTKNEFLGGQRAGRMFAEVAPNIPSYRYTVDTPEVTKAINTHFSDMMDGKVSPTKAVEKAAQQVADRTGRDLA, encoded by the coding sequence ATGAGTGGTCAGGAACGCACCATCGACAGGCGGACGGTCTTGAAAGGAACCGGCGCAGCCAGCCTCTTCGCACTCGCGGGCTGTGTCAGCACAGGCGGTGGCGGTGGCGACACCACCAACGGCGGCGGTGGCGGCGGCGGTGGCGGTGGCGACACCACCAACGGCGGCGGTGGCGGCGGTGAGACCGCCATGGCAGACAGCATCGAAGCGTGGGGCTGGGACGTTGCAGCCAAGTCGCTCGACCTCACCGACGAGCCCTACGAGGAGGCCAACGGTGGCGACGTCTCCATCACGCAGATCGGCCGCTCGGACATGAAAGACAAGTTCAAGTCGAAGCTGCTCGCGGGCTCCGGTGCGCCCGCCGCGGCGATGATGGAGAGCGTCGACGCCGCCGCCTGGATCGATACGGGCGGACTGCGCGACGTCTCCGGGTGGCTCGACGACGACGTCAAGAGCAAGTTCGTCTCCGGCAAGTGGGGCCCGCTCACGAAGGACGGCGGCGTGTACGCGATGCCGTGGGACATCGGCCCGGTCGGAACGTTCTACCGCGAGGACGTGCTCGCCGAGCACGACGTCGACCTCTCGACGGTCGAGACCTGGGACCAGTTCATCGAGGAGGGCAAGAAGCTGCCCGACGGTCAGTACATGATCAACCTCCCGTCGAACGACTACGACGGCCTCTGGCGCATGCAGTACCGCCAGCTCGGCGGCCAGCCGTTCACGAAGGACGGGAAGGTCGCGTTCAACAACGACACCAGCGTCCGCGTGGCCCAGAACCTCAAGGCCATCAAGGACGCCGGCATCGCAGACAGCAAGGCCTCGTGGTCGAGCGCCTGGTTCTCGGCGTTCGGTGACGGGACCATCGCCTCCCTCAACGGCGGCGCGTGGATGGAGGGCACCCTCAAGGCCGAACTCCCGAGCACGTCCGGCAACTGGCGCGTGATGAAGCCCCCGGCGTACGAGTCCGGTGGCGGTCGCGCGACGAACTGGGGTGGCTCGAACCTCGTCATCGCCGACCAGGTCAGCGACGCGAAGGCCCGGCGCGCGTGGGACTACATGCAGTACACGCTCGCCTCGAAGGAGATGCAGATCAAGATGTACAAGAACTTCGGCATCTTCCCGGCCTACAAGCCGGCCTACGAGTCGGACGAGTTCGACACGAAGAACGAGTTCCTCGGCGGTCAGCGCGCTGGGCGCATGTTCGCAGAGGTCGCACCGAACATCCCGTCGTACCGCTACACCGTCGACACGCCCGAGGTCACCAAGGCCATCAACACGCACTTCAGCGACATGATGGACGGCAAGGTGAGCCCGACGAAGGCAGTCGAGAAGGCCGCACAGCAGGTCGCAGACCGCACCGGTCGCGACCTCGCCTAA
- a CDS encoding carbohydrate ABC transporter permease: MSFETNVDERQASRRESVVDAFRKRRQQLTRTLPELPGVPYFFLLPFFVLFGVFLAFPIVYTLYLSFFEFQSVGGDALLTFDFGFYQFTLTAIADLKFVGLSNYERLLSDGQFHQAMYNTVFILVVQVPLMIVIALALAVALDAAFVRARGLFRTLLALPVSANLVAYATVFVLLMQETGLVNFMLGTVGIDPIPWFQNDFWSRMTIVGAVTWRWTGYNMIILLAGLQNVPRQLYEAAEIDGANRIEKFRYVTLPQLKPVLLFVVVTSTIGTFKLFSEPLIVSQAGASAEATRTIVQYIYQMAFKQFQLGYASALTWVLIAVVSILSVVQIKAGGDGDE, encoded by the coding sequence ATGTCATTCGAAACAAACGTTGACGAGCGGCAGGCATCTCGCCGGGAAAGCGTCGTAGACGCGTTCCGGAAGCGCCGCCAGCAGCTCACGCGGACGCTGCCGGAGCTCCCGGGAGTGCCCTACTTCTTCCTGCTGCCCTTCTTCGTGCTGTTCGGCGTGTTCCTCGCGTTCCCCATCGTCTACACGCTCTACCTCTCGTTCTTCGAGTTCCAGAGCGTGGGTGGGGACGCGTTGCTCACGTTCGACTTCGGGTTCTACCAGTTCACGCTCACCGCCATCGCCGACCTGAAGTTCGTCGGTCTGTCGAACTACGAGCGACTGCTTTCGGACGGGCAGTTCCACCAGGCGATGTACAACACGGTGTTCATCCTGGTGGTCCAGGTCCCGCTGATGATCGTCATCGCGCTCGCACTCGCGGTGGCACTCGACGCCGCCTTCGTCAGGGCGCGCGGGCTGTTCCGCACGCTGCTGGCGCTGCCGGTGTCGGCGAACCTGGTCGCGTACGCGACCGTGTTCGTCCTGCTGATGCAGGAGACCGGGCTGGTGAACTTCATGCTGGGAACGGTCGGCATCGACCCTATCCCGTGGTTCCAGAACGACTTCTGGTCCCGCATGACCATCGTCGGGGCGGTCACCTGGCGCTGGACCGGCTACAACATGATCATCCTGCTCGCGGGCCTGCAGAACGTCCCGCGACAGCTGTACGAAGCCGCCGAGATAGACGGCGCGAACCGCATCGAGAAGTTCAGATACGTGACCCTGCCACAGCTGAAGCCGGTGCTGTTGTTCGTGGTCGTCACCTCGACCATCGGCACGTTCAAGCTGTTCTCCGAGCCGCTCATCGTGAGCCAGGCCGGGGCCTCGGCGGAGGCCACGCGGACTATCGTCCAGTACATCTACCAGATGGCGTTCAAACAGTTCCAGCTGGGCTACGCGAGTGCGTTGACGTGGGTGCTCATCGCCGTCGTCAGCATACTTTCGGTCGTCCAGATCAAGGCAGGTGGTGATGGCGATGAGTGA
- a CDS encoding carbohydrate ABC transporter permease: MSEKEAQRDFAWKVVTYLFLLVSVVVTIVPLYWIVVASTLKEEAFLAAGSAPSLLPGGEFFANLAALQERTSQIYFLKLKEFVLTFTLGGTPVRVTLIPGFDGFQLGFLGAIGNSVFIGVVYTLLSLVICSMGGFAFAKYEFKYKEPIFYTILATLILPIQLLVIPLFLLMSRIGMTNTYWAIILPWAANPLGIFLMRQNMRSIPDALLESARMDGATEFQLFYRIALPTMKSSLAALSIILFLFQWNLFLFPLVILGQEKYTIPVAISGLVGAQRVYYDQIMVAAGLSIIPIFLLFLFLQKYFVSGILAGSVKE; encoded by the coding sequence ATGAGTGAGAAGGAAGCCCAGCGCGATTTCGCCTGGAAGGTCGTCACGTACCTGTTCCTGCTCGTGTCGGTCGTCGTGACCATCGTCCCGCTGTACTGGATCGTGGTCGCCTCGACCCTGAAGGAGGAGGCGTTCCTCGCGGCGGGCAGTGCACCGAGCCTGCTCCCCGGGGGCGAGTTCTTCGCTAACCTCGCCGCGCTGCAAGAACGGACGAGCCAGATATACTTCCTGAAACTCAAGGAGTTCGTCCTGACGTTCACCCTCGGCGGGACGCCGGTCAGAGTGACGCTCATCCCCGGCTTCGACGGGTTCCAGCTCGGCTTCCTCGGTGCCATCGGGAACAGCGTCTTCATCGGCGTGGTGTACACGCTGCTGTCGCTGGTCATCTGCTCGATGGGTGGCTTCGCCTTCGCGAAGTACGAGTTCAAGTACAAAGAACCGATCTTCTACACCATTCTGGCGACGCTCATCCTGCCCATCCAGTTGCTGGTCATCCCGCTGTTCCTGCTGATGTCGCGCATCGGCATGACCAACACCTACTGGGCCATCATCCTGCCGTGGGCGGCGAACCCCCTCGGCATCTTCCTGATGCGCCAGAACATGCGCTCCATCCCGGACGCGCTGCTCGAGTCCGCGCGGATGGACGGCGCGACGGAGTTCCAGCTGTTCTACCGCATCGCACTCCCGACGATGAAATCCTCGCTGGCGGCACTCTCTATCATCCTGTTCCTGTTCCAGTGGAACCTGTTCCTGTTCCCGCTGGTCATCCTCGGACAGGAGAAGTACACCATCCCGGTGGCCATCAGCGGACTCGTCGGCGCACAGCGCGTGTACTACGACCAGATCATGGTGGCAGCAGGGCTCTCTATCATCCCGATATTCCTGCTGTTCCTGTTCCTGCAGAAGTACTTCGTGAGCGGCATCCTGGCCGGTTCGGTGAAAGAGTAA
- a CDS encoding ABC transporter ATP-binding protein translates to MATIDIDTVRKEFENDEEGTIVAVDDVDLTIQDGEFLVLVGPSGCGKTTTLRTIAGLEDVTSGEIYFDETEVSGKRARDRDVAMVFQNYALYPHMNVRQNIGFGLKLSSEMSSAEIRQKVDQVAEMLGISDLLHKKPKELSGGQQQRVALGRAIIREPEVFLMDEPLSNLDAKLRAQMRTELQELQHDLDVTTVYVTHDQTEAMAMGDRIAIMNDGVLQQVGSAEEVYRSPTNEFVADFIGSPSINLLTAEVDGSTLRGPGGFRHTLEDDSWVDGYDEVRVGIRPEDLRLTDGEGTDAEVSVVEPMGNENFLYMTLADIELTARIASALRPSPGQTVTLEFDEDALYLFDPRTGDALKTKTDETDVEVGQYAPEGGR, encoded by the coding sequence ATGGCAACGATAGATATCGATACGGTACGCAAGGAGTTCGAGAACGACGAAGAGGGCACCATCGTCGCCGTCGACGACGTGGACCTCACCATCCAGGACGGTGAGTTCCTCGTGCTGGTCGGACCGTCCGGCTGTGGCAAGACGACGACGCTGCGAACCATCGCCGGCCTGGAGGACGTGACCAGCGGCGAGATCTACTTCGACGAGACGGAGGTGAGTGGGAAGCGCGCCCGCGACCGCGACGTCGCGATGGTGTTCCAGAACTACGCGCTCTACCCGCACATGAACGTCCGTCAGAACATCGGCTTCGGCCTGAAGCTCTCGAGTGAGATGTCCTCGGCCGAGATCCGGCAGAAGGTCGACCAGGTCGCGGAGATGCTCGGTATCTCCGACCTGTTACACAAGAAGCCGAAGGAGCTGTCGGGCGGCCAGCAACAGCGGGTCGCCCTGGGGCGCGCCATCATCCGCGAGCCCGAGGTGTTCCTGATGGACGAGCCGCTGTCGAACCTGGACGCGAAGCTCCGCGCGCAGATGCGGACCGAACTGCAGGAGCTCCAGCACGACCTCGACGTGACGACGGTGTACGTCACCCACGACCAGACGGAGGCGATGGCGATGGGCGACCGTATCGCCATCATGAACGACGGCGTCCTCCAGCAGGTCGGGAGCGCCGAGGAGGTGTATCGCTCGCCCACGAACGAGTTCGTCGCGGACTTCATCGGGTCGCCGAGCATCAACCTGCTCACCGCCGAGGTGGACGGGTCGACACTGCGCGGTCCCGGTGGGTTCAGACACACGCTCGAGGACGACTCGTGGGTCGACGGCTACGACGAGGTCCGCGTGGGAATCCGCCCGGAGGACCTCCGACTCACCGACGGGGAGGGGACCGACGCCGAGGTGTCGGTCGTGGAGCCGATGGGGAACGAGAACTTCCTGTACATGACCCTGGCAGACATCGAGTTGACGGCACGTATCGCGAGCGCGCTCCGGCCCAGTCCGGGCCAGACGGTGACGCTCGAGTTCGACGAGGACGCGCTGTACCTGTTCGACCCGCGCACGGGCGACGCGCTGAAGACGAAGACCGACGAGACAGACGTCGAAGTGGGGCAGTACGCCCCGGAGGGTGGTCGGTAG
- the dgoD gene encoding galactonate dehydratase — MRIVDYELYEVPPRWLFLRLETSDGTVGWGEPVVEGRAHTVRAAVEELLDTYLLGKDPSPIEDHWQTMYRGGFYRGGPVLMSAIAGIDQALWDIKGKQFGAPVYELLGGAARNRVRVYQWVGGDRPEGVAEAAAEKVDEGFTALKMNATAEMRRVDNPAAVDDAVARIAAVREAVGPEVDIGVDFHGRVSKSMAKRLAKALEPHDPFFIEEPVLPEHNDALPEIACHTTTPIATGERMFSRWDFKEVFESGAVDVIQPDVSHAGGITEVKKIADMAEAYDVAMAPHCPLGPIALASCIQVDACSPNTLIQEQSLDIHYNEGSDVLDYLADPSVFEYNEGYVDLPDGPGLGIEIDEQHVRAKSGDVDWHNPVWRHEDGSVAEW, encoded by the coding sequence ATGCGCATCGTCGACTACGAGCTGTACGAGGTACCGCCGCGCTGGCTGTTCCTGCGACTGGAGACCAGCGACGGGACCGTCGGCTGGGGTGAGCCGGTCGTCGAAGGCCGGGCGCACACCGTCCGGGCCGCGGTCGAGGAACTCCTCGACACGTACCTGCTCGGCAAGGACCCCTCGCCCATCGAGGACCACTGGCAGACGATGTACCGCGGCGGCTTCTACCGCGGCGGGCCGGTCCTCATGTCCGCCATCGCGGGTATCGACCAGGCGCTCTGGGACATCAAGGGCAAGCAGTTCGGCGCGCCCGTGTACGAACTGCTGGGCGGCGCGGCGCGCAATCGCGTCCGTGTCTACCAGTGGGTCGGCGGCGACCGGCCCGAAGGTGTCGCCGAGGCGGCCGCCGAGAAGGTCGACGAGGGCTTCACCGCGCTGAAGATGAACGCGACGGCGGAGATGCGCCGGGTGGACAACCCGGCCGCAGTCGACGACGCGGTGGCCAGAATCGCGGCGGTTCGCGAGGCTGTCGGTCCGGAGGTCGACATCGGCGTCGACTTCCACGGCCGCGTCTCGAAGTCGATGGCGAAGCGGCTGGCGAAGGCGCTCGAACCGCACGACCCGTTCTTCATCGAGGAGCCGGTCCTGCCCGAGCACAACGACGCCCTGCCCGAGATCGCCTGTCACACCACGACGCCCATCGCGACGGGAGAGCGCATGTTCTCCCGGTGGGACTTCAAGGAGGTGTTCGAGTCGGGTGCCGTCGACGTAATCCAGCCCGACGTGAGCCACGCGGGTGGCATCACCGAGGTCAAGAAGATCGCCGACATGGCCGAGGCGTACGACGTGGCGATGGCCCCGCACTGCCCACTGGGGCCCATCGCGCTCGCCTCCTGTATCCAGGTCGACGCCTGCTCGCCGAACACGCTCATCCAGGAGCAGAGCCTCGACATCCACTACAACGAGGGCAGCGACGTGCTCGACTACCTCGCGGACCCGTCGGTCTTCGAGTACAACGAGGGTTACGTCGACCTGCCCGACGGTCCCGGCCTCGGCATCGAGATAGACGAACAACACGTGCGCGCCAAGTCCGGCGACGTCGACTGGCACAACCCGGTCTGGCGTCACGAGGACGGCAGCGTCGCGGAGTGGTAA
- a CDS encoding SDR family NAD(P)-dependent oxidoreductase — protein MPFDVPLPDGGARFAGETVLVTGSTRGIGEGIAKRFAEEGANVVVTGRTVEAGEATVEAIRDEGGEAVFVRADMRDPDDIAALVEATAEEYDGLDVLVNNAGVETNTAADEASMDDWEFVLETDFRSYWLCAKHAREYMDEGAVVNVSSNHAFLTMPEMFPYNAVKAGINGMTRAMALDFGPHVRVNTVNPGWVAIDRTTGEMDPEYREHLDSIHPVGRVGKPEDIAGVVAFLASDDAAFMTGESVLVDGGRSQVMQDDMLPDYGERRERGPE, from the coding sequence ATGCCGTTCGACGTACCCCTGCCCGATGGCGGTGCCAGGTTCGCCGGAGAGACCGTCCTCGTCACCGGTTCGACCCGGGGTATCGGCGAGGGCATTGCGAAGCGCTTCGCCGAAGAAGGCGCGAACGTCGTCGTCACCGGCCGCACGGTCGAGGCCGGCGAGGCGACCGTCGAAGCGATCCGGGACGAGGGCGGCGAGGCCGTCTTCGTCCGGGCGGATATGCGCGACCCCGACGACATCGCGGCCCTCGTCGAGGCCACCGCCGAGGAGTACGACGGCCTCGACGTGCTCGTGAACAACGCGGGCGTCGAGACCAACACGGCGGCCGACGAGGCGAGCATGGACGACTGGGAGTTCGTCCTGGAGACAGACTTCCGGTCGTACTGGCTCTGTGCCAAGCACGCCCGCGAGTACATGGACGAGGGGGCTGTCGTGAACGTCTCCTCGAACCACGCGTTCCTCACCATGCCCGAGATGTTCCCCTACAACGCGGTGAAGGCGGGAATCAACGGTATGACGCGGGCGATGGCGCTCGACTTCGGCCCGCACGTCCGGGTCAACACGGTGAACCCGGGCTGGGTCGCCATCGACCGGACGACCGGCGAGATGGACCCCGAGTACCGCGAGCACCTCGACTCCATCCACCCGGTCGGCCGGGTGGGGAAACCCGAGGACATCGCGGGTGTGGTCGCCTTCCTCGCCAGCGACGACGCCGCCTTCATGACCGGCGAGTCGGTGCTGGTCGACGGCGGGCGCTCACAGGTGATGCAGGACGACATGCTCCCGGACTACGGCGAGCGCCGCGAGCGAGGGCCGGAATGA